The following are encoded together in the Thunnus maccoyii chromosome 18, fThuMac1.1, whole genome shotgun sequence genome:
- the LOC121883609 gene encoding RNA binding protein fox-1 homolog 3-like isoform X2 gives MAQPYTPAQYPPPPQNGIPAEFAAPHPLPTQDYTGQSRVPEHAMTLYTPTQTHSEPAGTDNSTPTITATTTAPVSVPQNLQTLFSTRCQQTDDVTQTEGSQQLQLQHSDSSEKQQPKRLHVSNIPFRFRDPDLRQMFGQFGKILDVEIIFNERGSKVNNATARVMTNKKVANPYTNGWKLNPVVGAVYGPELYAVTGFPYPATGATVAYRGAHLRGRGRAVYNTFRTAPPPPPIPAYGAVVYQDGFYGAEIYGGYAAYRFAQPTTTAAYSDSYGRVYATADPYHHTIGPAATYSVGTMASLYRGGYSRFTPY, from the exons ATGGCCCAGCCGTACACCCCAGCCCAGTACCCACCCCCCCCACAGAATGGCATCCCCGCAGAGTTCGCGGCACCGCACCCGCTCCCGACGCAGGACTACACCGGGCAAAGCCGGGTCCCTGAGCACGCCATGACCCTGTACACTCCCACACAGACGCACAGCGAGCCGGCCGGCACTGACAACAGCACGCCCACCATCACCGCCACCACGACCGCACCGGTCAGTGTCCCTCAGAATCTGCAAACACTGTTCTCAACTCGCTGTCAGCAA ACAGATGACGTGACGCAAACAGAGGGCTCTcagcagctccagctccagcacTCAGACTCTTCAGAGAAGCAGCAGCCCAAAAGGTTACATGTCTCCAACATTCCCTTCCGCTTCCGGGACCCTGACCTAAGGCAAATGTTTGGG caaTTTGGAAAGATTTTAGATGTGGAGATTATCTTTAATGAGCGAGGATCCAAG GTGAACAATGCAACAGCACGAGTgatgacaaacaaaaaagtgGCCAACCCTTACACGAATG GCTGGAAGCTGAATCCAGTGGTAGGAGCTGTCTATGGTCCTGAACTGTATGCCG TAACAGGGTTTCCCTATCCTGCCACAGGCGCTACGGTGGCCTATAGGGGTGCCCACTTGCGAGGTCGGGGGCGGGCTGTGTACAATACGTTCCGCAcagctccaccaccaccaccaatcCCAGCTTACGGAGC GGTGGTGTACCAAGATGGCTTCTATGGTGCAGAGATCTAT GGTGGATATGCAGCATACAGATTTGCCCAGCCCACCACCACCGCTGCTTACAGTGACAG CTATGGCAGAGTCTATGCAACAGCAGACCCCTACCACCACACGATTGGCCCTGCCGCCACATACAGTGTGGGGACTATG